The proteins below are encoded in one region of Streptomyces marianii:
- a CDS encoding IS5 family transposase, producing MPVVPASIIAPVREEFLRLLPVRRDSHPLGCHNPRISDAVVFDRLVLALVSGMGYERVADEVCSATTIRRRRDEWIKAGVARDLVFAALRAYDRMVGLELEDLAADGCITKAPSGGECAGKSPVDRGKQGLKRSQLTDGYGIPVVTVPAGANTRDHTLLPETLDEFTELAEHLDHSPQHPALSLDAGYDYQPVYTDLAEREITPRITKRGTKTPIQTDGRWVVERTNSWMNNFGKLRRNTERRRACTEFFLALATAIITVRSLIRRAWYTHRWDTRPASPRIR from the coding sequence GTGCCCGTCGTGCCTGCGTCTATCATCGCCCCGGTCCGTGAGGAGTTCCTGAGGCTGCTGCCTGTCCGACGGGATTCACATCCGCTCGGGTGCCACAACCCGCGGATCTCGGATGCGGTCGTGTTCGACCGGCTTGTCCTGGCGCTGGTGTCGGGGATGGGTTACGAGCGGGTCGCTGACGAGGTGTGTTCGGCCACCACGATCCGTCGGCGGCGGGATGAGTGGATCAAGGCGGGCGTCGCCCGCGATCTGGTCTTCGCGGCGCTGCGGGCCTACGACCGGATGGTGGGGCTGGAACTTGAGGACCTGGCCGCGGACGGCTGCATCACCAAGGCGCCCTCGGGCGGAGAATGTGCCGGGAAGTCCCCGGTGGACCGTGGCAAGCAGGGCCTCAAGCGTTCCCAGCTGACCGACGGCTACGGAATACCCGTGGTCACGGTGCCCGCTGGCGCTAACACCCGTGACCACACGCTGCTGCCCGAAACCCTTGATGAATTCACCGAGTTGGCCGAGCACCTCGACCACTCCCCACAGCACCCGGCCTTGAGCTTGGACGCTGGCTACGACTACCAGCCCGTCTACACGGACCTTGCCGAACGCGAGATCACGCCGCGTATCACCAAACGCGGCACGAAGACGCCGATCCAGACCGACGGACGCTGGGTGGTCGAGCGCACGAACTCGTGGATGAACAACTTCGGCAAACTCCGCCGCAACACCGAACGCCGACGCGCATGCACCGAGTTCTTCCTAGCTCTGGCCACCGCCATTATCACCGTCCGCAGCCTGATCCGGCGAGCCTGGTACACCCATCGCTGGGACACCCGACCCGCCAGCCCTCGCATCCGATGA
- a CDS encoding ATP-binding protein: protein MTAPATPPTATAAPQPPVTVRVFTQRFSSTPRGARLARHLALHQLHSWGVPHGTELSETAAVLVAELAANAVTHGRVPGRDFELRLALAPGTLTVDVSDARGERRPPRPGATGFPDGAAGDTETGRGLVLVAALADRWSVLDRVPVGKTVRAEMDLAVVSARSARPTRTPGAGADGTGGPA, encoded by the coding sequence ATGACCGCACCGGCCACCCCACCGACCGCCACCGCCGCGCCCCAACCGCCCGTCACCGTACGTGTGTTCACACAGCGCTTCAGCTCCACACCGCGCGGCGCCCGGCTCGCCCGGCACCTGGCGCTCCACCAGCTCCACTCCTGGGGCGTTCCGCACGGGACGGAGCTGTCCGAGACCGCGGCCGTGCTGGTCGCGGAACTGGCGGCGAACGCGGTGACGCACGGCCGGGTGCCGGGGCGGGACTTCGAGCTGAGGCTCGCCCTCGCGCCGGGGACGCTCACCGTCGACGTGTCGGACGCCCGGGGCGAGCGCCGCCCGCCCCGGCCCGGAGCGACCGGCTTCCCGGACGGCGCGGCCGGTGACACGGAGACCGGCCGGGGCCTGGTGCTCGTCGCGGCGCTCGCCGACCGGTGGTCCGTCCTCGACCGCGTACCGGTAGGGAAGACCGTGCGCGCCGAGATGGACCTTGCAGTGGTGAGCGCCCGGAGCGCCCGTCCGACGCGAACGCCGGGTGCCGGTGCGGACGGGACCGGCGGGCCCGCGTGA
- a CDS encoding IS256 family transposase: MLSVVNEDGTTQSGSLMDDIVREGARRMLAAALEAEVNQYIAELAGERDEAGRRLVVRNGHHRERTVATAAGPIVVKAPRVNDKRVDGETGERKRFSSKILAPWCRKSPKISEVLPLLYLHGLSSGDFVPAMEQFLGSAAGLSSATVTRLTKQWSDDHAAFQERDLSGADYVYVWADGVHPKVRLGQARSCVLVLMGVRTDGSKELIALAEGLRESTESWADLLRDCRRRGMRDPELVVGDGAMGLWRALTEVFPQARHQRCWVHKTRNVLNALPGSAQPGAKKALQEIYNAEDRDHAEKAVKDFGRSYGAKWPKAVKKITDDVDELLAFYDFPAEHWVHLRTTNPIESTFSTVKLRTKVTRGAGSPAAALAMVFKLAESAQARWRAITAPHLVALVRSGARFERGVLVEREREVAA, encoded by the coding sequence GTGCTGAGCGTAGTCAACGAGGACGGCACCACCCAGAGCGGCTCCCTGATGGACGACATCGTCCGTGAGGGCGCCCGCCGGATGCTCGCCGCGGCCCTGGAGGCCGAAGTCAACCAGTACATAGCCGAGTTGGCGGGTGAGCGGGACGAGGCGGGTCGCCGTCTGGTGGTCCGTAACGGCCACCACCGCGAGCGGACGGTGGCCACCGCCGCCGGGCCGATCGTGGTGAAGGCGCCGCGGGTGAACGACAAGCGGGTCGACGGCGAGACGGGCGAGCGCAAGCGGTTCTCGTCGAAGATCCTCGCCCCCTGGTGCCGGAAGTCCCCGAAGATCAGCGAGGTCCTTCCCCTGCTCTACCTGCACGGTCTGTCCTCGGGCGACTTCGTGCCCGCGATGGAGCAGTTCCTCGGCTCGGCCGCTGGGCTCTCGTCGGCCACGGTGACTCGGTTGACCAAGCAGTGGAGCGACGATCACGCCGCCTTCCAGGAGCGGGACCTGTCCGGGGCCGACTACGTGTACGTGTGGGCTGACGGCGTCCACCCCAAGGTCCGCCTCGGCCAGGCCCGCTCCTGCGTCCTGGTCCTCATGGGCGTGCGTACCGACGGCAGTAAGGAGCTGATCGCGCTCGCTGAGGGCCTGCGCGAGTCGACCGAGTCCTGGGCCGACCTCCTGCGGGACTGCCGCCGACGCGGCATGCGCGATCCCGAGCTCGTCGTCGGCGACGGAGCCATGGGGCTGTGGCGGGCGCTGACCGAGGTGTTTCCGCAGGCCAGACATCAAAGGTGCTGGGTTCACAAAACCCGCAACGTGCTCAACGCCCTACCGGGATCGGCCCAGCCCGGCGCGAAGAAGGCACTGCAGGAGATCTACAACGCCGAGGACCGCGACCACGCCGAGAAGGCGGTGAAGGACTTCGGGCGCTCCTACGGCGCGAAGTGGCCCAAGGCCGTCAAGAAGATCACCGACGACGTCGATGAACTCCTGGCGTTCTACGACTTCCCGGCCGAGCACTGGGTCCATTTGCGCACGACGAATCCGATCGAGTCGACCTTCAGCACGGTGAAGCTGCGGACCAAGGTCACCCGCGGCGCCGGCAGCCCGGCCGCGGCCCTGGCGATGGTGTTCAAGCTCGCCGAGTCCGCCCAGGCCCGCTGGCGCGCGATCACCGCACCCCACCTCGTCGCCCTCGTCCGCAGCGGCGCCCGCTTCGAACGTGGCGTCCTGGTCGAGCGTGAGCGGGAGGTTGCGGCATGA
- a CDS encoding Lrp/AsnC family transcriptional regulator, whose amino-acid sequence MDHIDRVLLAQLQQDATQSYAALGRAAGLSAGAAHERVRKLRERGVIRRTTVETDPAALGGAVLAYVMVDSTSWMGDAAQDFAALPEILEAHIIAGSASVLVKVRTASTEQLQDVLRRIYAIEGVSRTQATVVLETFFERPLSPQTPEQT is encoded by the coding sequence ATGGATCACATCGATCGCGTCCTGCTGGCGCAGCTCCAGCAAGACGCCACCCAGTCATACGCCGCGCTGGGCCGGGCCGCCGGCCTCTCGGCCGGCGCCGCTCACGAACGTGTGCGCAAGTTGCGGGAGCGAGGCGTCATCCGGCGCACCACCGTCGAGACGGACCCGGCTGCGCTGGGCGGCGCCGTGCTGGCCTATGTGATGGTCGACTCGACTTCCTGGATGGGTGATGCGGCGCAGGACTTCGCCGCGCTCCCCGAAATCCTGGAGGCGCACATCATCGCTGGCAGCGCCTCGGTGCTGGTGAAGGTCAGGACCGCATCCACCGAGCAACTGCAGGATGTGTTGCGCCGGATCTACGCCATCGAGGGGGTCAGCAGGACGCAGGCCACGGTGGTCCTTGAGACCTTCTTCGAGCGGCCGCTCTCCCCACAGACTCCCGAGCAGACGTGA
- a CDS encoding DUF397 domain-containing protein translates to MSGSTELAWFKSSHSGGDGDDCVEVALSWHKSSYSSGGDGDCVEVAACPATVHVRDSKDKQGPRLALSPAAWTDFVAYAARD, encoded by the coding sequence ATGAGCGGCAGCACAGAACTGGCCTGGTTCAAGAGCAGCCACAGCGGCGGCGACGGCGACGACTGCGTGGAGGTGGCGCTCTCCTGGCACAAGTCCTCCTACAGCAGTGGTGGCGACGGCGACTGCGTCGAGGTCGCCGCCTGTCCCGCCACCGTCCACGTCCGCGACTCCAAGGACAAGCAGGGCCCCCGGCTCGCCCTCTCCCCCGCCGCCTGGACGGACTTCGTCGCCTACGCCGCCCGGGACTGA
- a CDS encoding HAD domain-containing protein has product MSEPKELPLLFLDVDGPLLPFGDGSQREPSSTTTDSHLMRLDPRFGPRLAALPCELVWATTWEETANTDIAPLLGLPPLPVVHWPEPSDAQEREDQWFGLHWKTRTLAAWAGGRPFIWVDDEITDADRDWVSTNHPAPAFLHRIASSRGLTNEDFTVLDQWLRAT; this is encoded by the coding sequence ATGAGTGAGCCCAAGGAACTCCCGCTGCTGTTCCTGGACGTCGACGGACCTCTCCTCCCGTTCGGTGACGGCTCGCAGCGCGAGCCGTCAAGCACCACGACAGATTCGCACCTGATGCGGCTCGACCCGCGCTTCGGACCGCGCCTCGCGGCACTGCCGTGCGAGTTGGTCTGGGCCACCACGTGGGAGGAGACGGCGAACACCGACATCGCACCGCTGCTCGGCCTGCCGCCGCTGCCGGTCGTGCACTGGCCGGAACCCTCCGACGCGCAGGAACGCGAGGACCAGTGGTTCGGGCTCCACTGGAAGACCCGAACCCTGGCGGCATGGGCAGGCGGACGCCCGTTCATCTGGGTCGATGACGAGATCACCGACGCCGATCGGGACTGGGTGTCCACCAACCACCCCGCTCCGGCCTTCCTCCACCGCATCGCGTCGTCCCGCGGCCTCACCAACGAAGACTTCACAGTTCTCGATCAATGGCTGCGGGCCACTTGA
- a CDS encoding GNAT family N-acetyltransferase: protein MPKILIRRAAEQDLPRLVGLLAADRLGAARETPQELDPYRKAFTAINTSPHQILAVAETTGVVVGTVQLSFLQGLAWRGSLRALTEALYVHPDHRGIGIGTTMMGWTIRQARARGCAIMELTSHQSRTDAHDFYTRLGFTHSHAGFKLFLHDTPQTP from the coding sequence GTGCCTAAGATCCTCATCCGCCGAGCGGCAGAGCAGGACCTGCCGCGGCTTGTCGGTCTCCTGGCGGCAGACCGACTGGGAGCTGCCCGGGAGACCCCCCAGGAGCTGGACCCCTATCGCAAGGCGTTCACCGCCATCAACACCTCGCCGCACCAGATTCTCGCCGTAGCCGAAACTACTGGAGTCGTGGTCGGAACCGTGCAACTCTCGTTCCTCCAAGGACTGGCCTGGCGTGGCAGTCTCCGCGCCCTGACGGAGGCCCTCTACGTCCACCCCGACCACCGTGGAATCGGTATCGGCACCACCATGATGGGCTGGACCATTCGACAAGCGCGTGCTCGCGGCTGCGCGATCATGGAACTCACCTCCCACCAATCACGCACCGACGCCCACGACTTCTACACCCGGCTTGGCTTCACCCACAGCCACGCCGGATTCAAGTTGTTCCTTCATGACACTCCGCAAACCCCGTAA
- the rox gene encoding rifampin monooxygenase: MIDVIVAGGGPTGLMLAGELRLHGVHALVLEKDAEPTRIVRSLGLHARSVEVMDQRGLLERFLALGTQYPVGGFFAAMNKPAPDRLDTAHPYTLGIPQTTTDRLLAEHATELGVEIRRGCELVGLSQDEHGVTAELADGTRLRSRYLVGCDGGRSTVRKLLGVGFPGEPSRVETLLGEVEVTVPPDTLNAVMAEVRKTHKRFGAMPLGDGVYRLVAPAEGVAEDRTVPPTLDELKRQVWKLAGTDFGVHSPRWLSRFGDATRLAERYRTGRVLLAGDAAHIHPPTGGQGLNLGIQDAFNLGWKLAAEVNGWAPEGLLDSYHTERHPVAADVLDNTRAQMELMSVEPGPQAVRRLVSELMDFEEVNRYLMEKITAIGVRYDFGEGHELLGRRLRDVGLKRGRLYELMHGGRGLLLDQTGRLSVTGWADRVDHVADISEELNAPAVLLRPDGHVAWVGDDQQDLRDRLPQWFGAAVG, encoded by the coding sequence ATGATTGATGTGATCGTTGCCGGCGGCGGACCGACCGGCTTGATGCTGGCCGGCGAGTTGCGGCTGCACGGCGTGCACGCGCTCGTGCTGGAGAAGGACGCGGAGCCGACCAGGATCGTCCGCTCGCTCGGCCTGCACGCGCGCAGCGTCGAGGTGATGGACCAGCGCGGTCTGCTGGAGCGGTTCCTCGCGCTCGGCACGCAGTACCCGGTCGGTGGTTTCTTCGCTGCCATGAACAAGCCGGCGCCGGACCGGCTGGACACCGCACATCCGTACACGCTCGGCATCCCGCAGACCACCACCGATCGCCTGCTTGCCGAGCACGCCACCGAACTCGGCGTCGAGATCCGGCGCGGCTGCGAACTCGTCGGGCTGAGCCAGGACGAACACGGGGTGACCGCCGAGCTTGCCGACGGAACGCGGCTGCGCTCGCGCTACCTCGTGGGTTGTGACGGCGGCCGCAGCACGGTGCGCAAGCTGCTCGGCGTCGGCTTCCCCGGCGAGCCCTCCAGGGTCGAGACGCTGCTGGGCGAGGTGGAGGTGACCGTGCCGCCGGACACGCTGAACGCCGTGATGGCCGAAGTCCGCAAGACCCACAAGCGGTTCGGCGCCATGCCCCTCGGGGACGGGGTGTACCGCCTCGTCGCACCCGCCGAAGGGGTGGCCGAGGACCGCACGGTCCCGCCGACCCTGGACGAACTGAAGCGGCAGGTGTGGAAGCTCGCCGGCACCGACTTCGGCGTGCACTCACCGCGCTGGCTCTCCCGCTTCGGCGACGCCACCCGGCTGGCCGAGCGCTACCGGACCGGCCGGGTGCTGCTGGCCGGCGACGCGGCGCACATCCACCCGCCGACCGGCGGGCAGGGACTCAACCTCGGCATCCAGGACGCGTTCAACCTGGGCTGGAAGCTGGCCGCCGAAGTCAACGGCTGGGCACCGGAGGGACTGCTGGACAGCTACCACACCGAACGGCACCCGGTGGCCGCCGATGTGCTGGACAACACCCGCGCACAGATGGAACTGATGTCTGTCGAGCCGGGTCCCCAAGCAGTACGCCGACTGGTGTCGGAACTGATGGACTTCGAGGAGGTGAACCGGTACCTGATGGAGAAGATCACTGCGATCGGGGTCCGCTACGACTTCGGCGAGGGGCATGAACTGCTCGGCCGACGGCTGCGGGACGTGGGGCTGAAGCGGGGTCGCCTGTACGAGCTGATGCACGGCGGCCGCGGGCTGCTGCTCGACCAGACCGGCCGGCTCTCGGTGACGGGCTGGGCAGATCGAGTCGACCACGTCGCCGACATCAGCGAGGAACTGAACGCGCCCGCGGTGCTGCTGCGGCCGGACGGCCACGTAGCGTGGGTCGGTGACGATCAGCAGGATCTGCGCGACCGGCTTCCCCAGTGGTTCGGCGCAGCGGTCGGCTGA
- a CDS encoding IS4 family transposase, whose protein sequence is MQEKSVITSTIETARGVFAPGHLGELTQVVDFALVDAVLEETGRREKRLRLLPSRVVVYFVLALALFEHRSYRTVWSQLTAALTPLALVRPAVSSLTRARRRVGAAPLRRLFETLAGPVARPGQEGSFYRGLRTVAVDGTLLHTPDDETLTWHYPKRAGEGLEFGYPLLRLLTLVECGTRALIAAAFGPESQGELPYAKRLLTSLDQTMLLLADTAFDGNEFLDAVHQSGARFLVRSGARRVPTPAEHLGDGSYIARIGYGVLPVLLPVRIIEAALTVTLADGTVRTEQWRLITNLLDPVRYPSAELVELYHRRWQAETTYFSIKATMLDGRVLRSRSTDGLDQEVYALLTAYQALIRAGDDALTRRPEVPRERISFTVLLAAATDTVTAGHGIFPGTPIDLVGTIGHAALSDLLPAHRRQRVKARTRKNPTSKYGPNAGQHPQKAQNYTVHTTVAFFAHGLNSRSQR, encoded by the coding sequence TTGCAGGAGAAGTCTGTCATCACGTCCACGATCGAGACAGCCCGGGGTGTGTTCGCGCCGGGTCATCTGGGGGAGTTGACCCAGGTCGTGGACTTCGCGCTGGTGGACGCGGTGCTGGAGGAGACCGGCCGGCGCGAGAAGCGCCTGCGGCTGCTGCCTTCTCGGGTGGTGGTGTACTTCGTGCTCGCTCTCGCGCTGTTCGAACACCGCTCGTACCGCACGGTGTGGTCCCAACTGACTGCCGCCCTGACCCCGCTGGCCCTGGTGCGTCCTGCGGTCTCCTCGCTGACGCGGGCCAGGCGCAGGGTGGGGGCCGCACCTCTGCGGCGTCTGTTCGAGACGCTTGCCGGGCCCGTCGCCCGCCCCGGGCAGGAGGGGTCCTTCTACCGGGGCCTGCGCACGGTGGCCGTCGACGGGACCCTGCTGCACACCCCCGACGACGAGACGCTCACCTGGCACTACCCCAAACGGGCCGGGGAGGGTCTGGAGTTCGGCTATCCGCTCCTGCGGCTGCTGACCCTGGTCGAGTGCGGCACCCGCGCGCTCATAGCCGCCGCCTTCGGACCGGAGTCCCAGGGCGAACTCCCCTACGCCAAGCGGCTTCTGACCTCCCTGGACCAGACAATGCTCCTACTCGCCGACACGGCCTTCGACGGCAACGAGTTCCTTGATGCCGTCCATCAGAGCGGGGCCCGGTTCCTGGTGCGCTCCGGGGCCCGCCGCGTCCCCACCCCCGCCGAGCACCTGGGCGACGGCTCCTACATCGCCCGCATCGGCTACGGCGTCCTGCCGGTGCTGCTGCCGGTGCGCATAATCGAGGCGGCCCTCACCGTCACCCTGGCCGATGGCACCGTCCGCACCGAGCAATGGCGGCTGATCACCAACCTGCTGGACCCCGTCCGTTATCCGTCCGCCGAGCTCGTTGAGCTCTATCACCGCAGGTGGCAGGCGGAAACCACGTATTTTTCGATCAAGGCCACGATGCTCGACGGCCGTGTCCTGCGCTCCCGCAGCACCGACGGCCTCGACCAGGAGGTCTACGCCCTGCTCACCGCCTACCAGGCTCTGATCCGCGCCGGCGACGACGCCCTGACCAGGCGGCCGGAAGTACCCAGGGAACGGATCAGTTTCACCGTCCTGCTGGCCGCCGCAACCGACACCGTCACCGCCGGCCATGGAATCTTCCCCGGCACCCCCATCGACCTGGTCGGCACGATCGGCCACGCCGCCCTGAGCGACCTCCTGCCCGCCCACCGACGGCAACGAGTGAAGGCCCGCACCCGCAAGAACCCCACCAGCAAGTACGGACCGAACGCCGGACAGCACCCCCAGAAGGCCCAGAACTACACCGTCCACACCACCGTCGCGTTCTTCGCCCACGGCCTCAACAGCCGCTCACAGCGCTAA
- a CDS encoding helix-turn-helix domain-containing protein → MPVVPARPIAPTASERERLKKMAYGHKTEYRLRARAQVVLHAARSRSNARIARETGLHLDTVRRWRGRFAEQRLAGLADRRRSGRPPAFTALQMSEVKALACRLPAETGAPLSRWSCPELAREAMARGIATFGSASTVRR, encoded by the coding sequence ATGCCCGTGGTCCCGGCCCGCCCGATCGCCCCGACCGCCTCCGAGCGTGAGCGGCTCAAGAAGATGGCCTACGGTCACAAGACCGAGTATCGGCTGCGGGCTCGGGCGCAGGTGGTGCTGCACGCGGCCAGGAGCCGCTCCAACGCGCGGATCGCCCGGGAGACCGGCCTGCATCTGGACACGGTGCGCCGGTGGCGGGGTCGGTTCGCCGAGCAGCGCCTGGCCGGGCTCGCCGACCGTCGACGCTCCGGCCGCCCGCCGGCCTTCACCGCGTTGCAGATGTCCGAAGTCAAGGCGCTGGCCTGCCGGTTACCCGCCGAGACCGGTGCGCCGTTGTCGCGCTGGTCGTGCCCAGAACTGGCCCGCGAGGCGATGGCCCGGGGCATCGCCACCTTCGGGTCGGCGTCCACCGTGCGCCGCTAG
- a CDS encoding VOC family protein, giving the protein MSTAPLPRIALVTLVVRDYDEAIAFYRDALGFALVEDTDRGDGSRWVVVRPGGETGGTDLLLARASDDEQSASVGAQTGGRVGFFLHTDDFARDHARMTAAGVRFLEEPRHEPYGSVAVFEDLYGNRWDLLQPA; this is encoded by the coding sequence GTGTCCACCGCACCGCTCCCCCGCATCGCCCTCGTCACGCTCGTCGTCCGTGACTACGACGAGGCCATCGCCTTCTACCGGGACGCCCTCGGCTTCGCCCTCGTCGAGGACACCGACCGGGGCGACGGTTCACGCTGGGTCGTGGTCCGGCCGGGTGGCGAAACGGGCGGCACGGACCTGCTGCTGGCGCGGGCGAGCGATGACGAGCAGTCGGCGAGCGTCGGCGCACAGACCGGCGGCCGGGTCGGCTTCTTCCTCCACACCGACGACTTCGCCCGCGACCACGCCCGGATGACGGCGGCGGGCGTCCGCTTCCTGGAGGAGCCCCGCCACGAGCCGTACGGTTCGGTCGCCGTCTTCGAGGACCTCTACGGCAACCGCTGGGACCTGCTGCAGCCCGCGTAG
- a CDS encoding helix-turn-helix domain-containing protein: MAMTDTGGAGTHATEPEASDSLRTFGAVVQALREHAGLSRGDFAPLVGYSKHTVASIELGRRMPDDDFVERAETALGNTGALRRAAQHLSRRPGLAAWFRRWARLEAVASSLSTYECRLVPGLLQTEAYARTLFVNQLPPLGDKQIEAQMAARLERQRLLRERPNTAYSFILEEHLLLRRTGGAAVTRELVGHILGLAELRNIELQIMPLVRESHAGLDGPVQLLETQENRRFGYCEGQRGGQFVSDPKEISVLQMRYARMRSQALTLEDSLSLLRRMRGAL; this comes from the coding sequence ATGGCGATGACGGACACCGGCGGAGCCGGTACGCACGCGACGGAACCGGAAGCCTCGGACAGTCTGAGGACGTTCGGGGCGGTCGTCCAGGCGTTACGCGAGCACGCGGGCCTCAGCCGGGGCGACTTCGCCCCGCTCGTCGGGTACTCCAAGCACACGGTGGCCTCGATCGAACTGGGCCGCCGGATGCCTGACGACGACTTCGTGGAGCGGGCGGAGACGGCGCTCGGCAACACGGGGGCGCTGCGGCGGGCCGCGCAGCACCTCTCGCGCCGGCCGGGGCTGGCGGCGTGGTTCCGGAGGTGGGCGCGGCTGGAGGCGGTGGCGAGCAGCCTCTCAACATACGAATGCCGGTTGGTTCCGGGTCTGTTGCAGACGGAGGCGTACGCGCGGACGCTGTTCGTCAACCAGCTTCCGCCGCTGGGGGACAAGCAGATCGAGGCGCAGATGGCGGCCCGGCTGGAACGGCAGCGGCTGCTGAGGGAGCGCCCGAACACGGCCTACAGCTTCATCCTCGAAGAGCACCTGCTCCTACGGCGGACGGGTGGCGCGGCGGTGACCCGCGAGCTGGTGGGCCACATCCTCGGCCTGGCCGAACTGCGGAACATCGAGCTCCAGATCATGCCGCTGGTACGGGAGAGCCATGCGGGACTGGACGGTCCCGTGCAGTTGCTGGAAACCCAGGAGAACAGGCGGTTCGGCTACTGCGAGGGGCAACGAGGCGGTCAGTTCGTCTCCGACCCCAAAGAGATCAGCGTGCTCCAGATGCGGTATGCCAGGATGCGCTCACAGGCGCTTACCCTGGAGGACTCACTGAGTCTGTTGCGGCGGATGCGAGGAGCGCTATGA
- a CDS encoding SMP-30/gluconolactonase/LRE family protein codes for MTGERPGLYEMLDDRFRTGRCMNGDEALEVLYTGCRWAEGPIYLPAWRQVVWSDIPNDRMLRWDEETGAVSVFRHSAGHTNGNTLDRQGRLITCEQGNRRVTRTEHDGTITVLADRWKGKRLNSPNDAAVKSDGSIWFSDPDFGITSDYEGYRALSEIGSNNVYRIDPATGEVRLVADCFGAPNGLVFSHDEQQLFVSDTRAGFIRAFDVHEDGTLSEGKVFAEAEARKAARFDNLRFDDAGRLWAAAMGDGVHCYDPDGTLIGRLNVPEAVANISWGGAKRNRLFIAAETSLYSVVMGVTGTHPTGPGRRPWL; via the coding sequence ATGACCGGCGAGCGCCCCGGGCTGTACGAGATGCTCGATGACCGGTTCCGTACCGGGCGGTGCATGAACGGTGACGAGGCACTGGAGGTCCTGTACACCGGCTGCCGCTGGGCCGAGGGGCCGATCTACCTGCCTGCCTGGCGGCAAGTGGTCTGGAGCGACATCCCCAACGACCGGATGCTGCGCTGGGACGAAGAAACCGGTGCCGTCAGCGTCTTCCGCCACTCCGCCGGGCACACCAACGGCAACACTCTCGACCGTCAGGGCCGGCTGATCACCTGCGAGCAGGGCAACCGTCGAGTGACCCGGACCGAACACGACGGCACCATCACCGTGTTGGCGGACCGGTGGAAGGGCAAGCGCCTGAACAGCCCGAACGATGCGGCCGTCAAGTCCGACGGTTCGATCTGGTTCTCCGACCCGGACTTCGGCATCACCAGCGACTACGAGGGCTATCGTGCGCTGAGCGAGATCGGCTCCAACAACGTCTACCGTATCGATCCGGCCACCGGCGAAGTGCGGCTGGTCGCCGACTGTTTCGGCGCCCCGAACGGCCTGGTCTTCTCACACGACGAGCAGCAACTGTTCGTCTCCGACACCCGAGCAGGCTTCATCCGGGCCTTCGACGTACACGAGGACGGCACGCTGTCCGAGGGCAAGGTCTTCGCTGAAGCGGAGGCTCGCAAGGCCGCCCGCTTCGACAATCTCCGCTTCGACGACGCCGGTCGGCTCTGGGCCGCCGCGATGGGCGACGGAGTGCACTGCTACGACCCCGACGGCACGCTGATCGGGCGTCTCAACGTCCCCGAGGCAGTTGCCAACATCTCCTGGGGCGGCGCCAAGCGCAACCGTCTCTTCATTGCCGCAGAGACCAGCCTCTACTCGGTGGTCATGGGCGTCACAGGCACGCACCCGACCGGACCGGGCCGCCGACCCTGGCTCTGA
- a CDS encoding transposase — protein MNLVTQVMSREPYASARRVFWIVDNGSSHRGKKAADRLTAAFPNAVMVHTPVHASWPNQVEIYFSVVQRKVVSPNDFTDLTEVGDRLRAFEDRYNATAQPFQWKFTTSDLDDLLARLDRHTTDHEEESSLRLAA, from the coding sequence ATGAACCTGGTCACCCAGGTCATGAGCCGGGAACCATATGCCAGCGCCAGACGGGTGTTCTGGATCGTCGACAACGGCTCCTCCCACCGCGGCAAGAAGGCCGCCGACCGGCTGACCGCCGCGTTCCCGAACGCCGTCATGGTTCACACGCCCGTCCACGCCTCCTGGCCGAACCAGGTGGAGATCTACTTCTCCGTCGTCCAGCGCAAGGTCGTCTCGCCCAACGACTTCACCGACCTCACCGAGGTCGGGGACCGGCTCCGAGCCTTCGAAGACCGCTACAACGCCACGGCACAGCCGTTCCAGTGGAAGTTCACCACCTCCGACCTGGACGATCTGCTGGCCAGGCTCGACCGGCACACCACCGATCACGAGGAAGAATCCTCGCTCCGCCTCGCCGCATGA